From the genome of Glycine max cultivar Williams 82 chromosome 2, Glycine_max_v4.0, whole genome shotgun sequence, one region includes:
- the LOC100781279 gene encoding uncharacterized protein — MVEPKSRTVGNTERSWCQAVRGGTGIAVLALLTSKPPDIPKLQTSLRTLQTSHPILSSRLQTNATTFSFLTSPTPSIKILTLTLPTNLTDPLTQILELELNRNSWQDSTTEENVFFTTIYAGPTTNTWVVALRLHVSACDRTTALLLLRELLTLTEENNNTASEQNNLANQCPKEKEMSLAIEDLVPRGKGKKSMWTRGLDMLAYSLNSFRLTNLKFVDAKNPRFSQVVRLQLNQNDTKEVLAGCKWSGIKLCGALVAAGLMAAHCSKRSSRNYGVVTLTDCRSSLESSLTDNFGFYHSAILNSHEMKGGETLWGLAKRAYEEFANSKKCNKHFSDMADLNFLMCKAIENPGLTPSSSLRTSIMSVFEDTVIDNGGKNQREVGVEDYMGCASVHGVGSSIAIFDTIRDGSLDCVCVYPTPLHSREQMLELVGKMKVILMEGAKTYKK, encoded by the exons ATGGTCGAACCAAAGTCCCGAACCGTGGGCAACACCGAGCGAAGCTGGTGCCAAGCCGTCCGCGGTGGCACCGGCATCGCCGTCCTCGCCCTCCTAACCTCAAAACCCCCCGATATCCCCAAGCTCCAAACCTCCCTCCGCACCCTCCAAACCTCCCACCCAATCCTCAGTTCCCGACTCCAAACCAACGCAACCACATTCTCCTTCCTCACCTCCCCAACCCCCTCCATCAAAATCTTAACACTCACGCTCCCTACTAACCTCACCGACCCCCTGACCCAGATCCTCGAACTCGAGCTCAACCGTAACTCGTGGCAAGATTCTACCACCGAAGAAAACGTGTTCTTCACCACCATCTACGCGGGCCCCACCACCAACACCTGGGTGGTGGCACTGAGGCTCCACGTCTCCGCCTGTGACCGCACCACCGCGCTGCTGCTGCTGAGGGAGTTACTCACTCTCACGGAAGAGAATAATAATACCGCCAGTGAACAAAATAATCTTGCTAACCAATGTcctaaggaaaaagaaatgagTTTGGCAATCGAAGATCTCGTGCCACGTGGCAAGGGCAAGAAGTCCATGTGGACGCGCGGGCTTGACATGCTCGCGTACTCGCTCAACTCCTTCAGGCTCACCAACTTGAAGTTCGTCGACGCAAAAAACCCCAGGTTTTCGCAAGTGGTTAGGTTGCAACTCAACCAAAACGACACCAAAGAAGTTCTAGCA GGGTGCAAGTGGAGTGGGATTAAACTGTGTGGGGCACTTGTTGCTGCGGGATTAATGGCTGCCCATTGCTCAAAACGAAGCTCCAGGAATTATGGGGTTGTAACCCTAACTGATTGCCGATCCAGTCTTGAATCATCTCTCACTGACAATTTTG GATTTTACCACTCTGCCATTCTGAATTCCCACGAGATGAAGGGAGGGGAAACCCTATGGGGCTTGGCAAAGAGAGCATATGAAGAATTTGCAAACTCAAAGAAATGCAACAAGCACTTCTCGGACATGGCTGACCTTAATTTTCTGATGTGCAAGGCCATAGAGAATCCAGGCTTGACACCATCGTCGTCGTTGAGAACGTCGATCATGTCGGTGTTCGAGGACACCGTAATCGACAACGGTGGCAAGAATCAAAGGGAGGTTGGTGTGGAGGACTACATGGGATGCGCCTCCGTGCATGGGGTGGGATCCTCTATCGCCATTTTTGACACCATAAGGGATGGAAGCTTGGATTGTGTGTGCGTCTATCCAACACCTTTGCATTCGCGGGAGCAGATGTTAGAACTTGTTGGGAAGATGAAGGTCATCCTCATGGAAGGTGCAAAGACATACAAGAAATGA
- the LOC100780740 gene encoding uncharacterized protein, translated as MVMMASSSSTIQSVYPRVSGANFHVPLSPHSLVPIYNNSHSFSKLRNSIHLAAAPLPKASAGNGGLTDDGVSLGTMKLPLDNDLQRFASLLFQEIIYTDEPCLILLLCQQ; from the exons ATGGTGATGATGGCAAGTAGTAGTAGTACAATACAGAGTGTGTACCCGAGGGTGAGTGGAGCGAATTTCCACGTTCCGCTATCTCCTCATTCTCTCGTTCCTATTTACAACAACAGCCACTCCTTTTCAAAACTTCGCAATTCAATTCATCTGGCGGCTGCGCCGTTACCCAAAGCTTCGGCGGGGAACGGTGGCCTCACCGACGACGGAGTGTCATTAGGCACGATGAAGCTGCCTTTGGACAACGACCTTCAGAGATTCGCTTCCTTGCTCTTTCAG GAGATAATCTATACGGATGAACCATGTTTGATTCTTCTATTGTGCCAACAGTAA